Proteins encoded by one window of Lathyrus oleraceus cultivar Zhongwan6 chromosome 1, CAAS_Psat_ZW6_1.0, whole genome shotgun sequence:
- the LOC127137313 gene encoding villin-4, with protein sequence MAVSMRDVDPAFQGAGQKAGLDIWRIENFNPISVPKSSYGKFFTGDSYVILKTTASKSGALRHDIHYWIGKDTSQDEAGVAAIKTVELDAALGGRAVQYREVQGHETEKFLSYFKPCIIPLEGGVASGFKHAEAEKHKTRLFVCRGKHVVHVKEVPFARSSLNHDDIFVLDTESKIFQFNGSNSSIQERAKALEVVQYIKDTYHEGKCEIAAIEDGKLMADPETGEFWGFFGGFAPLPRKAASDDDKSADSHPPKLLCVENGQAEPVEADSFKREFLDTNKCFILDCGLEMFVWMGRNTSLDDRKSASGVADELVSGIDQLKPQIIRVIEGFETVLFKSKFDSWPQTPDVTVSEDGRGKVAALLKRQGVNVKGLLKADAVKEEPQPYIDCTGHLQVWRVNGQEKILLPASDQSKFYSGDCFIFQYSYPGEDKDDCLIGTWIGKNSVEEERASANSLASKMVESMKFLASQARIYEGNEPIQFHSILQTFIVFKGGLGDAYKTYIAEKEIPDETYSEDGVALFRIQGSGPDNMQAIQVEPVASSLNSSYCYILHNGPAVFTWSGSNTSAEDQELVERMLDLIKPNLQSKPQREGTESEQFLDLLGGKSEYPSQKISREAESDPHLFCCNFSKGKLKVTEIYNFSQDDLMTEDIFILDCYSDIFVWVGQEVDTKSRMQALTIGEKFLEHDFLLEKISRVAPIYVVMEGSEPPFFTRFFNWESAKSAMLGNSFQRKLKIVKNGGTAPVAKPKRRTTSYGGRSSSVPDKSQRSSRSMSVSPDRVRVRGRSPAFNALAATFESANARNLSTPPPVIRKLYPKSTTPDSAILASKSKAIAALTSSFEQPPSARESMIPRAVKVSPVTPKSNPEKNDKENSVSGRVESLTIEEDVKEGEAEDEEGLLIYPYERLKITSIDPVPDIDVTKRETYLSSAEFKEKFGMSKDAFYKLPKWKQNKLKMAIQLF encoded by the exons ATGGCAGTTTCCATGAGAGATGTGGATCCAGCTTTCCAGGGAGCTGGACAAAAGGC TGGACTTGATATATGGCGTATTGAGAATTTTAATCCAATATCTGTCCCAAAGTCCTCTTATGGCAAATTTTTCACCGGGGATTCTTATGTGATCTTAAAG ACAACCGCATCAAAAAGTGGAGCTCTGCGTCATGACATCCATTACTGGATTGGTAAAGACACTAGTCAG GATGAAGCTGGTGTGGCAGCCATCAAGACTGTTGAGCTGGATGCAGCTCTTGGAGGACGCGCTGTTCAGTATCGGGAAGTACAGGGCCATGAAACTGAAAAGTTCCTGTCTTATTTCAAACCGTGTATTATACCTCTAGAAGGTGGAGTTGCTTCTGGTTTTAAACATGCTGAGGCTGAAAAACATAAGACACGGTTGTTTGTATGCAGAGGGAAACATGTTGTGCATGTCAAAGAG GTTCCTTTTGCTCGATCTTCACTCAACCATGACGATATTTTTGTTCTTGACACTGAGTCAAAAATCTTCCAATTTAATGGTTCCAATTCATCTATTCAAGAAAGGGCTAAAGCTTTGGAAGTTGTACAGTATATCAAAGATACCTACCACGAGGGAAAGTGCGAGATAGCTGCCATTG AGGATGGAAAGTTAATGGCTGATCCTGAAACTGGGGAGTTCTGGGGTTTCTTTGGCGGATTTGCTCCTCTTCCACGAAAAGCAGCCAGTGATGATGACAAGTCTGCTGATTCTCACCCTCCAAAACTGCTTTG TGTTGAAAACGGACAAGCCGAACCGGTTGAGGCCGATTCTTTCAAAAGGGAGTTTCTAGACACAAATAAATGTTTTATTCTGGATTGTGGGTTGGAAATGTTTGTCTGGATGGGAAGAAACACCTCTCTTGATGACAGAAAAAGTGCAAGCGGAGTTGCTGAT GAGTTAGTCAGTGGCATTGATCAACTTAAACCCCAAATAATTCGAGTAATTGAAGGATTTGAAACAGTACTGTTTAAGTCCAAGTTTGATTCTTGGCCTCAGACCCCTGATGTAACTGTATCAGAAGATGGACGTGGCAAGGTAGCAG CACTTCTGAAACGTCAAGGAGTAAATGTCAAGGGTCTGTTGAAGGCTGATGCAGTAAAAGAAGAACCTCAACCTTACATTGACTGCACTGGACATTTGCAG GTTTGGCGCGTGAACGGTCAGGAAAAGATTCTTCTCCCAGCTTCTGATCAATCAAAATTTTATAGTGGAGATTGCTTCATCTTTCAATATTCATATCCTGGAGAAGATAAGGACGATTGTCTTATTGGAACGTGGATAGGAAAGAACAGTGTTGAG GAAGAAAGAGCTTCAGCTAATTCACTGGCTAGTAAAATGGTTGAGTCAATGAAGTTTCTGGCTTCCCAG GCTCGTATTTATGAAGGCAATGAACCAATTCAATTTCATTCTATCCTACAAACCTTCATAGTTTTTAAG GGTGGGCTTGGTGATGCATACAAGACTTACATTGCAGAAAAGGAAATTCCAGATGAGACATACAGTGAGGATGGTGTTGCATTATTCCGCATCCAGGGCTCTGGACCAGATAATATGCAAGCTATACAAGTTGAACCT GTTGCTTCTTCCTTGAATTCCTCTTATTGCTACATACTTCATAATGGGCCTGCTGTCTTTACTTGGTCTGGAAGCAATACAAGTGCAGAAGACCAGGAACTTGTAGAGAGGATGCTGGATTTGATAAAG CCAAATTTACAATCAAAACCACAAAGGGAAGGTACAGAATCTGAACAGTTTTTGGATTTGTTGGGAGGAAAATCAGAATATCCCAGTCAAAAGATTAGTAGGGAGGCTGAAAGTGATCCTCACCTATTTTGTTGCAACTTCTCAAAAG GAAAGTTAAAG GTGACGGAGATATACAACTTCTCCCAGGATGATTTAATGACAGAAGACATTTTCATCTTGGATTGTTACTCAGATATATTTGTCTGGGTTGGTCAGGAGGTTGACACCAAAAGTAGAATGCAGGCACTAACAATTGGTGAG AAATTTCTTGAGCATGATTTTCTGCTGGAAAAAATATCACGCGTGGCTCCAATATATGTTGTCATGGAAGGGAGTGAGCCACCGTTTTTCACTCGCTTTTTTAACTGGGAGTCAGCAAAGTCTGCA ATGTTGGGGAACTCATTTCAAAGGAAGCTTAAAATAGTAAAAAATGGGGGTACTGCACCAGTGGCT AAACCCAAACGGCGAACAACTTCATACGGAGGAAGGTCTAGTAGTGTGCCAGATAAATCCCAGCGTTCCTCCCGTAGCATGTCTGTTAGCCCTGACCGGGTTCGTGTGAGGGGCAGGTCTCCAGCCTTTAACGCACTAGCTGCTACTTTCGAGAGCGCCAATGCTAGGAATCTTTCAACTCCACCTCCAGTAATTAGAAAGCTGTATCCAAAATCTACGACACCAGATTCTGCAATACTAGCATCAAAATCTAAAGCCATAGCTGCACTTACTTCTAGTTTTGAACAACCACCTTCTGCACGAGAAAGTATGATACCTCGGGCAGTTAAAG TGAGTCCAGTCACCCCTAAATCAAACCCTGAGAAAAATGACAAGGAGAACTCTGTGAGTGGCAGAGTGGAATCTCTTACCATAGAGGAAGATGTGAAAGAAGGTGAAGCTGAAGACGAGGAAGGTCTCCTGATTTACCCATATGAACGCCTTAAAATAACATCTATAGATCCTGTGCCGGACATTGATGTAACTAAAAGAGAG ACTTATCTATCCTCTGCGGAGTTCAAAGAGAAATTTGGGATGTCCAAGGATGCTTTTTACAAGTTGCCCAAATGGAAGCAAAACAAACTCAAAATGGCTATTCAGTTATTCTGA